A window of Rhipicephalus microplus isolate Deutch F79 chromosome X, USDA_Rmic, whole genome shotgun sequence genomic DNA:
ggaaacCAGCTGCctcgagcagccgataatctgcactctgagagtggggatcatcgggctgctccacaacaaatgcttctctgaagcgccgcttcctgcccccacagcgatcaccagaccctggcagccacctcttaataaagtttaGGGCCTCcacctggtcgcaccctgctttttggcagatgacatctgcatacaagaacagaaataccatagtacacatgaagcacttcagtacagagaatacacaagggtacacacacataaaacaatgaattagtctaacctgtcactaatctacagagcctcaggttcacaaaggcccttttcccttttctgtcatgaaggctgtacagcacttgcacgtcatgtgccaatacagccttcatggcattcacaccaatttctcggaggccacgtcccccaatctgcaggaggtgcttgcactgtaaaaaaatgcaagaagcatagatggggtgaacgcaacagcacatcgaaatgttttcatgataaaaatctgcaagaagaggacactgaaaacaacttgaatttttgggcatcacaacatttcattgtttttttacgctaacttcaactcacttgacctaaaatggtttccacatcagccctctcacactcagtgtgagaacctttcagagtccttctctgaatgcagtttcgctgttatgaaatcaaatacaacactgttataacccttaataaatattgattctagctatgaaatagtataattactttgtacagtgctcaaattccaatacacgtttcttcgaggttacaatgtctttgcctgaatgttgaccaggagtagcttctacaggtgaaaaacgataaaatatgtggaattcaaaaagaagcttggacatgtttttaatcaatgcattgtaagcagagcacaacaagataaatgaacatgatcaaggcgtactaagaggcaaccttagggcgaccaaatcttggtcatagatgaaactgatagaaaaataaaggtcgcactagatggtcgcaccatttgctgtttatatttttctgtgatagccaacaaagaggcatgtctctatagaaatctcatcacaatcaacaaaggtgcatttttcttcacactgcgaaattgggtgcatgttagattattaaaaaagtaagaaattggctaacacaaggcagggtgaactgtagctcaaagtagagagccgcagcggacacgaaatagggtgataaatgaacaaaattactgaatgtctgttttaagcaggctattgctagtcactgcccatcaaacacacgatgccccctacatcgtctgctagcttaggacagttcactcggacttcacagactatagtaaatacagtcgaatctcattaattccaacacacttaatttgaACTGAccctgtggtcctatcaaagctataccgcgctccgaaaatgctctcagcaccccgcctaatcctgcggtggcacttcagacacctcatcgctgtgcttgaagaagaaaatgaagaaaaggaaagaaaagactgcggtggaatgtttgccaaatgccaatctgcgacattcctgtgccccgcttcggctttttccgtccctgccacgtagagacccttctcctcttaacactgcgcatgaagagaaagaggggaaaaaaagctgtcgcagagagttggctctctcatgccgatctgcaacgcaccggtgtcacgcttccctgtttttcgttcctgctatgtagagactcttctcctttcaacaccgcgcatgaagagagaaaaaaaaaaaaaagctgccgcggagtgtttctctctcgaatgccgatctgcttttctccaggtggagacgctcctccattctcatcatgtgctggccacgctccggctgcagcgcagatggtaacagtggaaacacagttgtcttcgaaagtGTCAGCACTgcacattgccgcgcgcaacttcttttgccaggagaatactgaagccgaagtacaaatgctttgcaaactgcacgcaaaacttgttgactcgttgcaaggccaacgtgtacagacatgtattgactactttaattaatgacggatgtcctgtaatttgtgaataaaacttctccatgcacatgcatcactgcatgatcacaccactcgcgaaaacgactctttttgagagcgtcttccgtttaaatatgaagtacgggggaagcttatgcctatctgacgtgcaacagagcattgctgtcactctagttttaccgtggcccgatgtcagtacacaaacttgcttcgcccccttctcctagacggttgtggtgccaggcatgtcgaagtaaagaggcgtgtgatcggcattcccgatttgcccaagcaggtagccgttgttgtgccgcaagtttaggaggaacctctgaagactctgaagctttttttcgtactcctccggcaacttccggcatatgcccgttcgccttcggagggaaaagccttttctcttcataaagttcgttagccagcacctgctcgctttaaaatggctctgcattagccctttttctaaggctaactgcatagcctgcacttggagcagttctgtcgtcacgggccgctgtgccgcttactgcttaatcacatactcgccgagcagctcttcaatttgtggaaaccgaccctgctgtggcccactgaagcctttgcgtgaatctttgctgtcgacaatattctgcttttgtttccgccagtcccgcacgcacgtttcgggaactccaaatgaacgcgatgcggcccgatttctgtccgttccggcacacgcgacgacttttcttttagaagcagcattgtggtgcactcgtcgagtttttggagtcggccctaccatgccgtcggtgctaatgtactacaagatgacgaactcctccgCACACGTATGaatgccgcgcatgggaaacacataggcagaaatgaccgacgcgccatgccgacgcacgtagggggcggccattttgtaagtggcgatggcaatagaatgaccatattcattttttttttcatactcgattctaacgcacatgcgatttatgaactctcttaaccggaaaaaaagtgcgtgttagattcaagtaattacggtaactttcattattttgaacttcttttaatttgaacaaattttctggcctctttgagtacgaattattcatattcgactgtagtacagtggctcatgagataacctgccTAGTTTGTTTCCcaaaacacagtatcttaaagcagtactaaatttctgcatgttacataggcatattaaaaatcaagaaatatacaccaaagccgcagccacagctttactctgcacagctgcctctactgcctccacttctccaattgtaccagcaggcagccggggaaggtcagaggggtgctgtgctggctgggcatgctgaggcacggacaagagccgtaccttgtgcttcagctgtcgcacctcctgcagaacctgtctttgttgctgccggatgccaagttgtatccgcaggatccgtagcaatagagctgaaacatacaagagtacataccatatttactcgcacaatttgcatcctcacataatttgctcaccagtataattagccagcctgctttactacaagagactttttgctcgcatactttgccctccccaaccagcccgagccaccttgccagcacacacacagacacatttgacttcatgatgctctggtcaggcacatctcttgttgAGCAGGCGAGttcagtcttacacaaaatggactgagtgcaaggtcccttcttccatgaacttttatgctttccctagaatattgaACTTGAatactgaaacctgtttatgtgtagtccgaaatgcctaaaggtttgcctcccatcttcccacctcttccacggcaagaatgtattcccgagacacagcacagatgttgaacgcgtgcaaggacctgtcacatcaactagatgaggcaggttttcgcactcttttttttttttttttcggtttcgccatctggccattgcgtttttaccgttccttgtgataggctacaataattatatacgaggcagattgctgttataaagcttaccgaagaaaactgaaaccgtgctaccgctaagcacatcagcgtggagttcttcgacatgcaatattcagtatgggagccagcagaagagtgcgttgaataagacttagcatagaagcttgggtgtgttggttagatatcggagggaacacaacgcaatagaagactgggacaaggaatggacacacacacacacacgaagggcgacacacacagcactgtgttggcatcgcgcttccttgtctgcatcttactttacgttgcgttaccgacaattattggagagtacttatgttctctggtataaccctgtcgtgggaactggtttttgtgagcactgttcggaagaacttcaagaaaatgggggcatttgaacaggcttagcaaacaaatgacaatccgctttgagacagctgtgacagcgcctgcaacatatattcccagttgagcttttaggccagcgattcctactagcttcgcacatgaccggattgacaaaaaaagtacacataatacgcgagtatataccgcatttgactctgtagctttgatgaaccaggcagatacacaaatttatccaaaattCCATTGATTctatgatgatggatggtagcgcagacaacgaacacggacaaaagaaggcacatagacacaacacagcgctaactttcaacaacagtttattacacgcagatctccgtggtgtatgcgatccaccacgccaacgtcgcacgtgcgtagctctaaaaaccatcaaatataaccaacgcgcgtgttccaatactttacaattttatatttttcaatctttttttactttttctttcttccttttatcccatgttaccacaaaccctatcgcgaatacatgtaatcaagttccttatccgtcaacaccactgatgggctgctcacacacgtgtcacctagctctgcaattctgccggcctccaataccaaccgcgtcatctcgtgcctacttctattgattataaccgtttccttgaatttcggtgtgcaattacatctctggcaatgaagggaaagaaaaccatcaggaacaacactatttactttgttattgtgctcgcgcaagcgatcgtttatgcatctactggtctgaccgatataacactttccacaagtaagtggaatgaggtatacaacacacatgatgcactccacaaacaggtttctatgtttcttttggcatacatttgattttcccttgtctggtcttgtgcttctgcaaagactcaccaacttattgggtgccgagaaaactacgttagtgccacatttttccgcaatcttttttatcctgtgagaaaccttatgcatgtatggaattacggcaaacctttcctttcttgagctcaccctatccatcccttcacatcttttctccagcacttttctgtgcaatccttcagcaacggacacgacgaggctcttggggtacccggcattgcttagcctcgagacctgttgtctgaagctttcattcatgaggcaccggcaggacttctttagtgcctcactcaagcacatcttcgcaatgcctcgttttaccagtttagtatgcgctgagtgaaactgtagtaaaggcttacttgctctgggctcgtaacaccagcatgtcttttcatctgagaattgaaagttaatgtcaagaaatctgagccttccgtcacatggcatttcaaaagtcacttcaagtgggttaagcccctcacgaaaaacgctacacacgctactacattgagtagcaaaatctgcagttctgtcattgataaacactaaaaagtcatcgacgtacctaaatacgtgcacaacattgtattcatttaggcgtcctgatagcctcctgtccatttcagccaaaaacaaattacttaaaactggtgctaagcacgagccaatgcatactccttgtttttgcagatacagggtaccattgttttcaataaacgttgacgacaagtaaaacctaagtaattctaagaaattgtcgacggacgtacctgcttgtgagctaaatctaacggcaccgtactcatcgatgcattcgccaacacttgttaatactgctgattgtggcagagaatagtacagatcttttatgtcagccgaaaacgcttttaaccctatgttttttcgttccctgacgaaacttatcacctgttccgaattttttgtcaggaaggggtcatttatgtcaagcaagtttaatgttctttgcagatacacagctacagctttttgccacgtgtccttctccgacactatcactctgaacggtactccttccttatgcgttttagcactaaagaacacatccagactgtcatttttactttttctgataccgctaagcacaccttctagattcatcctcttacaaagttctattgcttttcccctcactttttcaatcgaaatacttttcttttcgctgaacactgccgtaatagcacttttagccttttctttaaattcatcatgcgagaaaaccgcaaacccttgcggtttgcggttttctcgcatgatgaatttaaagaaaaggctaaaagtgctattacggcagtgttcagcgaaaagaaaagtatttcgattgaaaaagtgaggggaaaagcaatagaactttgtaagaggatgaatctagaaggtgtgcttagcggtatcagaaaaagtaaaaatgacagtctggatgtgttctttagtgctaaaacgcataaggaaggagtaccgttcagagtgatagtgtcggagaaggacacgtggcaaaaagctgtagctgtgtatctgcaaagaacattaaacttgcttgacataaatgaccccttcctgacaaaaaattcggaacaggtgataagtttcgtcagggaacgaaaaaacatagggttaaaagcgttttcggctgacataaaagatctgtactattctctgccacaatcagcagtattaacaagtgttggcgaatgcatcgatgagtacggtgccgttagatttagctcacaagcaggtacgtccgtcgacaatttcttagaattacttaggttttacttgtcgtcaacgtttattgaaaacaatggtaccctgtatctgcaaaaacaaggagtatgcattggctcgtgcttagcaccagttttaagtaatttgtttttggctgaaatggacaggaggctatcaggacgcctaaatgaatacaatgttgtgcacgtatttaggtacgtcgatgactttttagtgtttatcaatgacagaactgcagattttgctactcaatgtagtagcgtgtgtagcgtttttcgtgaggggcttaacccacttgaagtgacttttgaaatgccatgtgacggaaggctcagatttcttgacattaactttcaattctcagatgaaaagacatgctggtgttacgagcccagagcaagtaagcctttactacagtttcactcagcgcatactaaactggtaaaacgaggcattgcgaagatgtgcttgagtgaggcactaaagaagtcctgccggtgcctcatgaatgaaagcttcagacaacaggtctcgaggctaagcaatgccgggtaccccaagagcctcgtcgtgtccgttgctgaaggattgcacagaaaagtgctggagaaaagatgtgaagggatggatagggtgagctcaagaaaggaaaggtttgccgtaattccatacatgcataaggtttctcacaggataaaaaagattgcggaaaaatgtggcactaacgtagttttctcggcacccaataagttggtgagtctttgcagaagcacaagaccagacaagggaaaatcaaatgtatgccaaaagaaacatagaaacctgtttgtggagtgcatcatgtgtgttgtatacctcattccacttacttgtggaaagtgttatatcggtcagaccagtagatgcataaacgatcgcttgcgcgagcacaataacaaag
This region includes:
- the LOC142775955 gene encoding uncharacterized protein LOC142775955 isoform X2, yielding MPLLLRILRIQLGIRQQQRQVLQEVRQLKHKCKHLLQIGGRGLREIGVNAMKAVLAHDVQVLYSLHDRKGKRAFVNLRLCRLVTDVICQKAGCDQVEALNFIKRWLPGSGDRCGGRKRRFREAFVVEQPDDPHSQSADYRLLEAAGFLPSHSSQGLDSTTVTVPPTQPDLQ
- the LOC142775955 gene encoding uncharacterized protein LOC142775955 isoform X1 — translated: MPKNSSCFQCPLLADFYHENISMCCCVHPIYASCIFLQCKHLLQIGGRGLREIGVNAMKAVLAHDVQVLYSLHDRKGKRAFVNLRLCRLVTDVICQKAGCDQVEALNFIKRWLPGSGDRCGGRKRRFREAFVVEQPDDPHSQSADYRLLEAAGFLPSHSSQGLDSTTVTVPPTQPDLQ